A section of the Virgibacillus sp. NKC19-3 genome encodes:
- a CDS encoding ReoY family proteolytic degradation factor → MQTPISVQDKKSFIQWFLNHYQLKKRESVWILNYLVNHNEILANVHFVREVKFCPRGIIMTSHCSQESPFRFYKNNLVTTNAEKSFHDIRLNQHEPLYIQLNFKNAKQNAFYVAVLEENPYIPDEYFITKQDQDLAKQLLEKSLYEYKKEALMKEIDFALDEMDQKKFMRLVDQLHRLELFHTNRPKLLKQ, encoded by the coding sequence ATGCAAACTCCTATTTCCGTACAAGACAAGAAAAGTTTTATTCAATGGTTTTTAAATCATTACCAATTAAAAAAACGCGAAAGTGTTTGGATTCTAAATTATTTAGTTAATCATAATGAAATTTTAGCAAATGTTCATTTTGTAAGAGAAGTAAAGTTTTGTCCAAGAGGAATAATTATGACAAGTCATTGTTCCCAAGAGTCGCCGTTTCGTTTTTATAAAAATAATCTCGTTACAACAAATGCTGAAAAGTCTTTTCATGATATCCGACTAAATCAGCATGAACCATTATATATCCAACTTAATTTCAAAAATGCAAAGCAAAATGCATTCTATGTAGCTGTATTAGAGGAAAATCCATATATCCCTGATGAATATTTTATTACTAAACAAGATCAAGACCTTGCAAAACAGTTATTGGAAAAATCCCTTTATGAATATAAAAAAGAGGCACTTATGAAGGAAATTGACTTTGCTTTAGATGAGATGGATCAAAAGAAATTTATGAGATTAGTGGATCAGCTACATAGACTGGAGTTGTTTCATACGAATCGACCTAAATTGCTGAAGCAATAG
- a CDS encoding YpiF family protein → MKWTKADIKKYIDEKEYIDTILIPLIPFHLSNDNDLEKSAFQAEVLSVFSNEIEKELTGRVLLTPNYYYLKSTSNEGEVERINTWIEDIHTQPVAHLFFITFDADWKKNEHALNGDLLWLPAIHSGDLHSKEMHAVIRNQVEQVMDLIRSYWKDSK, encoded by the coding sequence ATGAAATGGACAAAGGCAGATATAAAGAAGTATATTGATGAAAAGGAATATATAGACACTATTTTAATACCTTTAATACCCTTCCACTTATCGAATGATAATGATTTAGAAAAAAGCGCATTCCAGGCTGAGGTTCTGTCTGTTTTCTCCAATGAAATCGAGAAAGAATTAACTGGTAGAGTGTTGCTAACACCAAATTATTATTATCTGAAATCTACAAGTAATGAGGGGGAAGTCGAACGAATCAATACATGGATTGAAGATATACATACACAGCCTGTTGCTCATTTGTTTTTTATAACATTTGATGCCGATTGGAAAAAAAATGAACATGCATTGAATGGAGATTTATTATGGTTACCAGCCATCCATTCTGGCGATTTACATTCAAAGGAAATGCATGCAGTAATACGTAATCAGGTTGAACAAGTAATGGATCTTATTAGATCTTATTGGAAAGATAGTAAATAA
- a CDS encoding QcrA and Rieske domain-containing protein yields the protein MSEKKQQVSRRQFLNYTLTGLGGFMAAGMLAPMVRMAVDPVLQKSDHGDLANVGLSVDDITTEPQRVDWTITQVDGWYESEVSKTAWVFMDENDEIQAFSPTCKHLGCFVSWEGNDEYPNEFFCPCHNGRYYKDGTNVPGTPPLAPLDVYEQEVENGMLFLGDPIPREEA from the coding sequence ATGAGCGAAAAAAAGCAACAAGTGTCCCGTAGACAGTTTTTAAATTATACGCTTACTGGCCTGGGTGGATTCATGGCAGCCGGCATGCTTGCTCCTATGGTACGAATGGCGGTAGACCCTGTTTTGCAGAAATCTGACCACGGTGATTTGGCTAATGTTGGGTTATCTGTAGATGATATTACAACGGAGCCACAGCGTGTTGATTGGACTATTACTCAGGTTGATGGCTGGTATGAATCTGAGGTAAGTAAAACAGCATGGGTTTTCATGGATGAAAATGATGAAATTCAAGCCTTTTCACCAACCTGTAAGCATCTTGGTTGTTTTGTTTCATGGGAAGGAAACGATGAATATCCGAATGAATTTTTCTGCCCATGTCATAATGGACGCTATTACAAAGATGGTACCAATGTTCCAGGTACTCCGCCATTAGCGCCATTGGATGTTTATGAGCAAGAAGTCGAAAATGGAATGTTATTCCTTGGTGATCCAATTCCAAGAGAGGAGGCGTAA
- the qcrB gene encoding menaquinol-cytochrome c reductase cytochrome b subunit, producing the protein MLQKLYDWIDERVDVTPIWRDIADHEVPEHVNPAHHFSAFVYCFGGLTFFVVVIQILSGMFLTMYYVPDIENAWSSVYYLQTEVAHGQIVRGMHHWGASVVVVMLLLHTLRVFFQGAYKKPRELNWMVGVLIFFIILGLGFTGYLLPWDNKAFFATQVGLDIAEQVPFIGEQLKTLLAGDPSIIGAQTLARFFAIHVFFLPAALFALLAIHFILIRKQGIAGPL; encoded by the coding sequence ATGCTACAAAAACTATATGACTGGATTGACGAGCGTGTAGATGTTACGCCTATATGGCGTGATATTGCAGATCATGAGGTTCCGGAACATGTTAACCCTGCACACCATTTCTCAGCATTTGTCTATTGTTTTGGGGGATTAACCTTTTTTGTTGTTGTTATACAGATCCTTTCTGGAATGTTTCTGACAATGTACTATGTTCCGGATATTGAAAACGCTTGGAGTTCAGTTTATTACCTGCAAACAGAAGTAGCTCATGGTCAAATTGTACGTGGAATGCATCACTGGGGTGCTAGTGTTGTTGTCGTCATGCTTTTATTACATACCTTGCGTGTTTTTTTCCAAGGAGCATATAAAAAACCACGTGAGCTTAATTGGATGGTAGGTGTATTAATTTTCTTTATTATTCTTGGTCTTGGGTTTACTGGTTATTTATTACCATGGGATAATAAAGCATTCTTTGCAACTCAGGTTGGACTTGACATTGCAGAACAGGTTCCATTTATCGGTGAACAATTAAAAACACTGTTAGCTGGTGATCCATCTATTATAGGTGCTCAAACACTGGCAAGATTCTTTGCAATACATGTATTCTTCCTGCCAGCAGCTTTGTTTGCATTATTAGCGATACACTTTATCTTAATCCGTAAACAAGGTATTGCCGGACCGCTATAA
- a CDS encoding menaquinol-cytochrome c reductase cytochrome b/c subunit, with protein sequence MKKGKGMKFVGDSRIPAETNPHIPKDYSEYPGRTEAFWPNFLLKEWLIGSVFLIGFLCLTLAHPAPLEGMADPTDASYTPLPDWYFLFLYELLKYEFASGPWTIMGIVVLPGVAFGALFLAPFLDKGPGRRPNRRPVAVAMMLLALASVIFLTWSAASVVDWEQRAEENQPEPTPEVEIDQEDPGYAVFENNCMSCHGEDLQGGASGPSLIGTEHSAEEIATIATDGIGEMPADQFSGSEEELEQLAEFIVSVNEEAE encoded by the coding sequence GTGAAAAAAGGGAAAGGAATGAAGTTTGTCGGCGATTCGCGAATCCCCGCCGAAACAAATCCACATATACCGAAAGATTATTCTGAATATCCCGGAAGAACGGAAGCATTTTGGCCCAACTTTTTATTAAAAGAATGGTTGATAGGTTCTGTATTCCTCATTGGGTTTCTGTGCTTAACATTAGCTCATCCTGCACCTTTAGAAGGGATGGCTGACCCAACGGATGCATCCTATACCCCTTTACCGGATTGGTATTTCCTGTTCTTATATGAATTGCTGAAATATGAATTTGCAAGTGGACCTTGGACAATTATGGGGATAGTGGTTCTGCCAGGCGTTGCATTTGGTGCGCTTTTCCTTGCACCATTTTTAGACAAGGGACCTGGACGCAGACCAAACAGACGACCAGTAGCTGTTGCTATGATGCTACTTGCTTTAGCTTCTGTCATATTTCTAACATGGTCAGCTGCATCAGTAGTAGATTGGGAACAAAGAGCTGAAGAAAATCAGCCAGAGCCTACACCAGAAGTTGAAATTGATCAGGAGGATCCGGGTTATGCAGTATTCGAGAATAACTGTATGTCGTGTCATGGAGAAGATTTACAAGGTGGAGCCTCCGGACCATCTTTAATTGGGACGGAACATTCAGCTGAAGAAATTGCGACCATTGCTACAGACGGAATCGGAGAAATGCCTGCAGACCAATTCAGCGGATCTGAAGAAGAACTAGAACAACTGGCCGAGTTTATCGTTTCTGTCAATGAAGAAGCAGAATAG